The genome window TTTTTCAATTTCTGACTTCCCTTCGCCCAGCATCCATTGTACGGTATAAATACATTGTTGCCAAAATTCGAGCCATTGTAAGCGTTCAGTTTCACTATGTGCATTGTTAAGGTCTGGCAACCAGTCATGGGCTGATTGAATTAAATGCAAATCAATACCGGGTGGCCGTGGATAATAAGTTTGCCTATCAAACTCGTCGGTTACATTTAGACTGGATCTATGATCAACGAAAGTATGGTCTATGGTTATCCAGCGTGGAATAGTCGGTGACAGTGATGCGTCCACGAATTTACGAAGCAAAACATTGGTTTCTTCCGCTAGCTCTTCGCTGGCGGATTTTTCTTTACCGCCTAATCTTCCGAGGCGGTGGCGTAAAACGGACCAGCGCAACAACATATGTTGTAATCGGAAGAAATCCTCTCCCAATTGCAGACGCAACCCTGCAATTTCATGGAACAACCGTTGCACCGTGTTGTAATGCAGATTAAAAATCAGAGTGCCTATGGCTTGGCGTATTACAGGCGTATCTGGATTTTCTGCCCATAATATCGGCAACGCATCGGCGCAAAAACTGTCCCACCAAGTATCCATAATATTTTCCGCCATATCGAATTTTCGTCCTGGCGGCGGAGTTAGCACCGTTTCAACCAGATAATTGATGCAATCGGGCTCCTGATTCGCGTTAAAATTAAGCCAACCTCTAAACTTGCAGACCGCAACAGCAATAAGGCCACATGCTACGTCTTGCTCATATACAAGTTGATCTTTATCGAAAATTTCGTCAAAATCGAGATCGAGAAGTCGAACACCGAGCTCCCATAGTTGCTCAAGCTCTGTTTCTGAAAGCTTTTGTTTGTCATCAATAACCTGTCGGCAACGCATTGGAAAGTAGATGATCGCTTGACGATTTTCATGGCGTTGTTTATCTTCTACATTTCGTAATGCTATTTCCCCGGTTCCATGAACTGGAGTTGGAACCTCATATTATTTTCAGGGTCTTGTTTAACTTTCCAATTATTCCAGTTGAATTGATGAAAAAGGCGTAACAATAATTCGTCTCGTAGTTCATCTTTCGCGGCGTTTTGCAACTTTTCTTTCCAAATCTCCCTTACACTATCAATATAACTCCTGAAATTCGTATCTTTAAACTGAAGTTCTAACACAATGTTTTCAAGCCTTTTTTTCTATGGGGCGCTCCATGCCATTCCTTTGCGGCTTCAAACTCTTTTTGTGTATGCCCGACTCTCCAACCTATCATTTGATGACCTTCTCTATCAATCTGGTGGCGAAGATCGAACTCATAAATTTCCGGTGACCCCAGGAAAGAGCGCAACGGCCCAAGAAAAAGTTTGGGCTGCTTTCGTCCTACTCCAATTAAAAGTCCGGCCAAGGCCAATGAGCGTGTGCGTTTGAGGATATCGGCGATGATATGATCTATATCCTCGCTTTTGTCCAGTTGGATGTAAAACCATCTTTCCAAGGCCATCAGCGCAGAAACAAGAATATTGGGCGCTGGAGGCATATGTCGGTAGCTGAAAAACCACCGACGGTCGCTAATCCATGTTTGTACGCCGTCAGCGAATGGTATATCAACGCTTAAAATCAGATCTTCTTTCGGTAACCATTGCGGTCACTCACGCTGGGATTCGTTTGCTAGCTTCCATTGCTGCCGTTCCCGCCAGCGTTCAGTCGTAAAGTTTACGAGTTTGACGACTGTGTCCAAGCCTATAGTTGGATGAAAAGTCAGTAAACATTGGAATGGGCCGTTGTCGTAAAAAGGCTGTCTATATAAATGGGCGTCCGCTAATTCAAAGTCGTAATGTGTACTTTGATAGTCGCTTTCCGGTAGTCGCGTTCCACCTTTTTTGATAACCAGCGCCAACGTAATTTCCGCAGCAATATCCGGTTTGAGTACGATAAACCGTAAAAATTCGAAACTCTTCCAGCATATTTCTCTGAAAACGCAGTCTATCGGCCAGCGTGGTCCATCCTGCCAGGCTGGAATTTCGATTTCATATTTGCGCCAGGGAGGAACAAAATTCAGTGCCGCTTCAAATTCTGGCGGAATAGGCCGAGGCTGAAATTCCGGTTCATCAGGTTCAGATATAGGTGGAAATGGTTCTGTAGGTTCGCGTCGACCGCAAGCGCACAGTGCAACGTCGATAACAAGATCCGCGCACACATCTATTGCCAGCAATACGGCTGAATAAGCTTTTTTTGCTGTAGCTTCCGAATCGCTATGTGAATAACGGTTACTTGAGTAATGCCGAAGATGCCAATGCTGTCGATAACGAAGGGTCTGCCAAGCTACCGCCAACGCTAAATCTGCGGCCTGTTTTCGCAGAGGCGTGTCTGTTGCGGTCCAGCGTACCCAACACTCTGCAACCTCCGCAGTTTGTAGCGGTGCGAGATCGGTGCATGTTTCCCTGTGCGCATCCAGAAAGCGGAGCATGGCACCCCATAATGCCGGTTTCGGCTTCCGGTTTACGCTGGACGCCCAGGTTTCGCTTAAACCTTCCCGCGATCTGGCATACTCAAGCATCTCAGGATTTGGCGATGTGGCGAGATGAAGGAACCGTGTCAATAAGCGGCGTAACCAGAGACCGTCCTGGTCACATAGTTGCGACCAAGCTTGTGCGAGTGCATCCGTAGTTTGGGCTGCGCGGATCAATGCTTCAAGCAATAGGTCACAGAACTGGCTTTCGCCGTTTTCGAGCGATTTGCTTTGCTCCAGCAACTCGCGCCAACGCTCCGGTTTTACGCGGCGTTCAAGTAAATCCAGGCCGAGCAATACTATGGCCCGGTGCCAAACGGGGTTGTCGAGTTGCGTTTCGATAAATGCGGGCAGTTCCTTTTCATGAGCCAGCAACAAACGTTGACGAGACCAATCGCCCCATAGATCGTGAGTGAAGGAGACACGACCCTCCTTACATTGGCATATCCGGTCGGCTTCCAAGTCATCAAGCGCTATATCGGCAACGTCGCTTAGTTCGTCAAGCGCGACATCGACGGAAAGTTGTTGTGCTTGTTTGTCCGCCAGTTGCCACAACAAACGTTGGCGGGCGGTGGCTGGTTTTTTGCTTTCGATTGCCGCTTTCCAAATCCAGTCGATTACATCCGGTTCACCAGCCCAAACGCGGACGCTTGGCAGTTTTCCTGCTTCGCTGTTCCGTGCCAACAAATCGAGAATTTTCGGCTGGCGCAATATAGGGATCAAGTGGTCTTGAAATGATAGTGATCGTAGCGCCGGGAAATTGTTAATTAACGTAGATAATTCTTCGGTGCTAACCTGAGGCACTAAAACCGTTGCCCAGGTGGTGACCGGAAGGCCGGTTTGCAGCAGGGCTACTTGAACATCCCCCCAGGCTTGTTCCTGGCATGTCAGCAGCACACGGAACGAATCTTTCTAGTCGTGATGAACCAACGTAGCCAATAGCTGCGCGGTAGCCGTCATTGATTCGGGCCGGAATAGCAGACGATCCAATCCGTCCAAAACCACCGCTACACTGGGGCGTGCCTGAGCTGTTACCATTTCTTGCCATGAGCGGTTGAGTCCTAGCATTTCGCGTAGTTCCGATAAATTGCCGATTTCGAGTAGCTTGGGATCGAACCATAGCGCGGCTTCCATTTGGGAGCGCTGTTCGACCCAATGGCGCGCCGCTACTGACTTTCCGCCGCCTTGCTCTCCCAACACAACCACCACAGGACTGTCGTCAAACGCCGATTCAATTCGCTGTATCAATTGGTTTCTGGGGAAGCGAGTTTTTCCACCGATGAGGTCAATTACCGATTGCCAGCGATCCTTTGAGTCTAGTCGCAAGCGCAGCCAATCTGCGGCAAAATCAGGATGGTCTTTTAGCGGGAAGCAATGACGCAATGCTTGTAGCGCGGCAGCAAGATCAATGTGTCCGCGATCCACGCGGTGACGATCTACCAGGCCCACCAGTTCATTCCAAAGGTCTATAGCAGTTTGTAACTCACCGGTTTCTATAATTTGTCGGCATAACGTCAAGGCATGTGACATGTCGCTGGACGATGGTTCTTCAATATCCAAAGATTTCACGATAATGCAACGTAGCAATACCGGAATATCTTCTGTTGTCGCCTGATATTGTGCAGCCAAGTCAGCAGGGCAGGTAAAGCTTACGAATAGTGAGCGTGAGTTTTTTGACAAATCCCCGTTGGTGAGCTGTTTTACCATTTCAACCGGGTCGCGAACACGAGCCGCCTTCAGGAGAGGAAAAAGGCTGTCTTGTACGGCTGGCGGTAGTTTTGCTGTAATGTTTACCAGCCTGTCGGTTTCTGCGGAAAATGGGTTGTTTTTCTTTTCAAGGAACTGGAGCCAGCAGCGTCTTACAAAATCTTCAGGGGCTTTTTTCGCAGTGAACTGGCGATTGCTTTTGATTGAAATGGCGCAATGATGGGTGGCTGTCGCGCTTGTGGAAGTCAACATCAAGTCGTCGAGCTTCCATCCATCCGGTGCTGTTTGAAACGACAAACGTTGAAGCGAGCCTAGCTCTATGTCTAATGGATGCACGCCGGAAAGCATATGAAGCAAACACCATGCTCCGGCTTGGCTTTCAAAACCGAATCCTTTGCCGCCGGTTAGATTGGCTGAGTGTATGCTTGGTTCTTTCGGGTTTGGTCTCTTTTTGGTCATTTGCACTCATGGCGTAATTAATTGAAGAGAAAATAACTCAATCTGCCGGGGGACGCGGCCCGCCTTAAGCTTAGCCGGCAATCAATTGCATAGACGGTAGGCGCTGATTTCCTTGTTTGCCGGGAACATCAATCATTCCCTCCAATCCTCAACCTGCAAACCGTTGACCTGCCCGAAAGCGCGGGCGTTTCACCAGCCCAAACAGAAGTTCGCCTTCGGTGATTGCTGAAATACAAAGAGACGCCATCGGCGCTGTCGTTACGCGTCGAGTAACAGCTGGGTGCGCTTTGACCAGGTGGCTCACAGTGTTGGTGTCGAGCATGTGGCGCTTCATTCGCTCCAATCTTCGAAAGGATCGCGGTCTTGCATGCCCTGGCAATGCTCATGCTCGTCGAGAAAAGCGGCGGATTTATCGGCCTCCTTGAGCGCACTGAAAAAGTCGTCCCAATTCTCTTGTTTACGCGACAGGATGACGTCGCCGGTCTCCGGGTCCCGGCGGATGAAAACTTCCCTGGTGTCGAAGCGGTATGCTGCCGGCAGGCGTACCGCCTGACTGCGGCCGTTGGCGAATAATTTGGCTGCCTGGCTCATGACCGTACCTTTTTAAGATGATAGGTATCTTAGTATATGC of Candidatus Methylospira mobilis contains these proteins:
- a CDS encoding antitoxin, yielding MSQAAKLFANGRSQAVRLPAAYRFDTREVFIRRDPETGDVILSRKQENWDDFFSALKEADKSAAFLDEHEHCQGMQDRDPFEDWSE